The DNA window CTTTTCTGACTTAGTGACAACTTATCTTAATTCAGCCGAAAATATGATAGATGAAATTCAGGCTGCTTTTACTGACCAAGATGCTTGTAAATTTGCAATTGCTTCACATACTTTAAAATCGACTAGTGCTAGCATTGGAGCAGCTAGACTATCTCTAATCTGTAATTATTTAGAAAAAGGTAGCAAAACCAAAGAAATTACAGTTTCAGCTGATATTTTAATTCTTCTCAATAATGAATATAATGAGGTAATTAAAGTGATAAAAACCCTTATCCTTGAGTTTATGGCACAATGATCACAAATTAACTAGATTGCTAATCTATGCAAGTTCCTGCGATCGCGATCACGCCATTTTCTCAAAAACTTAAAGCTCCGTTTCTTAAACATCAGATCTCCATATTGCAGATCAATTTAGGTAAAATTTGTAATCTAACTTGCACTCACTGTCATGTCGAAGCCAGTCCAACACGAACGGAAGAGTTAACGCCAGAAGTTTGCCAACAGTTAATAGAAATCATTCATAGGTTTCCACAAATTCAGACAGTAGATCTAACAGGAGGCGCTCCAGAGATGCTGTATGGATTTCGTTCATTGGTTAAGGCGGCGAGAAAAATGGGCAAAGAAGTGATCGTCCGTTCTAATTTGACAATTTATTTTGAAAAAGGATACGGCGATATCCCTGACTTCTTTGTTCAAAATCAAGTGCGTGTTGTCGCTTCTATGCCTTGCTATCTTGAAGACAATGTGGACAAGATGCGTGGCAAAGGTGTATTTGATCAATCAATTCAGGCGTTGCAATGGCTAAATCGCCTTGGCTATGGTTCTAATCCCGATTTAATTTTAGATTTGGTATACAACCCACCGCTTCCCAATTCTAATAAATTTGCCCTTGCTCCCAATCAACAAGGTTTAGAAACAGCTTATAAGACCCATCTGCAAAAGCATTTTGGGATTGTGTTCCACAACTTATTTACAATCACTAATCTTCCCATTGGCAGAAGTAAATTTCATCTGCGTCATCGCAAATTAGAAGAAGAATATTCACAATTTTTAGAATCTCATTTTAATGCTGATACTCTTGATCGCTTAATGTGCCGCAATCAAATTTCGGTAGATTATCAAGGGAATATCTATGATTGTGATTTTAATCAAATGGAGAATTTGCCTGCGCGATCGCCTAATGGCGAATATTTGAACGTAGCAAAAGTTCTCGAACTAGACTCCTTAGATATCATCCAAAAAATTCAAACCGATGACTATTGCTACGGTTGTACAGCAGGAAGTGGCTCTAGTTGTGGTGGGGCATTACTATAACTGACCACAGTTGTGAATTGGTATTAAAAGGTCTATGAAAGTTTTTCCCGAAGATGAACACTTTCATAGACCATTTAATATAGACGGTGCTTTGCACTGCCTATATTAAATGGTTTGTAAATTTTCCATTGCCATTTGAGCGCAATAACGCATTTCGTCTGCTCTGCGCCAGAGTTCTTGTCCAGTGTGCAAATGGCGATCATCAAAATTTAAAGTGAAGTAGTTTAATTCTTCAATCCCATCACTGATTGCATTGAGACAGTGATAAAGGTAGCTAGCAATCCCTGCTGCGGAAGCTGGATTGGGAAACGCACGGAAGAAAATCTGCGCCTTGGCATAGGAACCACGACATTCATCAATATAGTCCTCGAAGTCTTCCATCAGCCCATCATCGTAGGGATCAGCAGCGAGATCGTCAATTTTCTCGTCTAGACTATCGAGAATTACTTCGAGCATTTCCGAGATTGGTTCGTAAACTTGCTTAAACCAGCGATCAAGCTTCTGATCTTCATTAAGATGGGTTTCCCGACTAGAAGATGATCGCTTGAATCCCTCATGAGATGAAGAGCCATTAGGGGTATGTTTAATGCCAAGACTGCGATCGTAATGGGCGCGAGATTGGGGATTACTAAGAACCTCGTAAGCGAGGTTGATGGAGGCAATATCATCGTGATTATCGAGATGATGATTGCAGTCGGGATGAAATTCTTTGACCAGCCCACGATAGGCAGTTTTGACTTCGGCAGGAGCAGCGTTGTAGCTAATTCTCAGAGTCTTGTAGTGATTTGCTTGTTGAATGCGATCGCTTGTCCTAGCCATGTCCTTGTGATTAATCTACGTTTGCAGTATTTTTTTATGTTTTTCATGCTGAAGTTTTCAAGCTTACGATATTCTCGAAACATTATTTTTAAGCAGCGCAAAACTTTTCTATTAAGCATTCTGTAGGGATATTCAGCCAGCGTCAACTACTTGACAAATAAAAAATAGAGCCAACGATTATTGTCAACTCTATAAACAAAACCCAAAAGAGATTTGCGATACGAAGCTATGCGAATCTCTTTTGGGCTTTATTTGTGTCAAGACTACAGCTATAACTGCAATTCCCATTATAAAAATTGGTTTTGAGGCAAGTCCGCCGACGGTAGAGTTGCCTCAAAACCAATTGTGGGATTTTCAACACCGCAGACGTTGAAAATCCCACAATTGGTTTCATAGCTAGAATTGTTGGATATTTAAGATAAATATTGCTAAAGTGCTCGCGTTTCTGCTACCATACCAAAGCATTAAATTTGCTGGTGTAGCTCAGTTGGTAGAGCAGCTGATTTGTAATCAGCAGGTCACGAGTTCGAGTCTCGTCCCCAGCTTAATTTTCATATCTAGAAACGCCTAAAAAGCCTTGCTATGCAAGGCTTTTTTAGTATGATGAAATTTCTGATTGTACCTAATTACACCTAATTAGACCTTATTGACCCCCATTTTTTAGTCTAGATTTAGTCATGAGCCAAAATGAGATCGACGGGCGGATCTCCCAAGCAAACGGGAGATTAAAAGCGGCAAGTGTTGGGGTAAGCATTGAAAGACAGGGAAACTGTTTATATTTACGGGGTACTTTTCCACCAAAGCCAAATTCGCAATTTAAAACAGCCCGACAGCAAAAATTCGCGTTGGGTGTCCATGCGAATCCTCTTGGGGTGAAATTAGCTGAAGCCGAAGCCCGAAAAGTTGGAGCCTTGATAGATTGCAAAGAATTTTCATGGTCACCATACTTAAAAGATGCAGTTAACTCTGTGACCTGCGGCGACTGGGTAGAAAAGTTTGAAAAAGATTACTTTGCAAAGCGCGATCGCAATCCCAAAACGCAAACCACATGGACTCGAAGCTACTGGGAAGTTTTAAAGCGATTGCCTTCTGATGAGGCATTATCCTCAGAAATTCTAAAAGATTTGATTCTGAGAACAAAGCCCGATTCTCGCAGTCGCCAAAATTATGCAATGGTTTGCAATTCTCTAGCCAAATTCGCCAATTTAGATGCAGATTTCTCTCTTTACAGTGGCAATTATTCGCCACGCAAAGCAACACCCAGAGATTTACCAACTGATGAGGCAATTCAAGAGGTTTATTACAAAATATCTAACCCTGACTGGCAATGGGTTTATGGAGTAATTGCCACTTACGGAATAAGACCTCACGAAGTTTTTTATCTAGATTTTGAAGATTTACCGATCGCAACCGTGACCGATGGCAAAACTGGCGCGAGACGTGTGTGGGCTTGTTACCCTGAATGGGTTGAAACCTTCCAAATAAAAAACGTTTGCTTACCATCAGTCACAGGTAAAGCAAACGTTAATTTAGGAGAGCGTGTGAGCAAGGCTTTTAAACGATATGGAGTACCATTTGCTCCTTATGATTTACGCCATTGCTGGGCTGTGAGATCGCTTGAGTTCGGGCTTGATATTTCATTAGCCGCGCAACAAATGGGACATAGTACAAAGGTGCATAGCGATTTGTATCACCATTGGATTAGCGATCGCCATCATCAAAAAGCATACGATTTGCTCATGCAGAGAGCAGATCGCCCCAAGCCACCAAATAGATAGGAAAGGTTCATACTTAAATCAAAAATGTATAGATATCTATCTGTACATTTTGAATTTTGCGATCGCCCAAAACCACCAAACATTTATATATTGCAATCACGCTTAATTATCCGTTCAAGCAGACCTTGCATATATTTCATTGATTCTTGAAAGCTATCAATCCTAGCCTCAACAATTTGCCGAACCATTTCAGTGGTTACAGATGAAGAATTAACCCTTTCTCCTAACGCCTCATTATTGGCTAAGGTGACCTGATGAATTGCGCTAAGTTTCTCGTTTTGAGCCGTTTGATGCTTCTCCACATTATCTAAACGATTATCAACACCAGTAAACTTATTGTCCAGTTCATTCTCTAAGTCTGAAAAGCGAGTGTTAATCCTTTCAAATTTAGTTTCTAGCCGATCGCGTTCTGAGCTAGCTGCCCAGCGTCTAAGGAGATTTACAAATTTGTCTAGCATAATGCCATCCCAAAAACTTTAAATATCATGGCGCTTCCTTATATCCCATAGGGATTTAGAATCGCGTTAAACCCTATCAGATCTAATTTTTTAGAAGTAGTAGGGGGAACCCATTGCCAGACCTCCACGAATAGCCCTTTGTGATACACAACAGGCTGAAATCTGAGATAGTAGCTACCCAAATCGGTTTGCATATCAAAATTCAACTGCTCATCAAAGCCAACAAAGAGCTTAACGCCCCTAACTCCACCCGTGAACTGTTGCCACAAGTCCCCAGCTTTTCGCCATTTGCGACGCTTTATATCGGTGACCTTAATAGCTATGTGAGCAGATGAAAGAAGGGAAGGAATAAGAATGGCATCAACGCGACCCACTCCAATATTGAAACTGGTCACGCTGACCCAACTCATTCCCATGCTCCTTCTTCTTCATCATCAAACTCGTCATACTCGCCACCAAGGGCATACTCGATCGCCGCCTCAAAAGAAACAGTTTCGAGTAAACCCGATCCTGCACGCTGAACCACACATTGAGAGCCGTCAAAGTCTACAGGCAAGGAGCCATTAAGAATCTCATGAAAGCCCTCATCCCAAGGGAGCATAATAAGGCGGCGCTCGATCATACGACGGTTGCCCAATCAGCAGCAGTAATAAGCCCTGCATATGTTCGGAATGTGTCAGGGATAGTATTTGAAGGATCGTAAAAAGTATTAGAGCTAACAGATGTAGCGCTAGCACCTTTACCACTTAGAGTCAACGATTGTACCCGTGGAGGTTTTGGAAAGCTTGCCCCAAATACTAGATCCTGTTCTGTTCCAGTAACTTCCTTAATACCCAGTGTTGCGAAATTAGCCCCAAGCTTTGCTTTTTGGCTTTTCTTCATACCCCAAGCATATTTGACCCCGTTGACTGTGACGTAAACAGGGATTTGAAATGTAGATCTTGATTTTCTGCCATTGGATTTTGCTTTGACAATATCCCAACCAGCCGCGATCGCCGCAGCAATAGCCGCTGGTGCGATAAAGCTGGAATTAGTACCAGTGGCAAAAGTTTTAGAAGCACGTTTGGGCTTTGGATGATTGGCTTTGAAAATCAGCCCAGTGACTGGAGTTGAAGCATCAAGGGTTTGATGCCCTAATATAGTGCCTTTAGATTCCTCTAGCGTGGTACGAAAACCATATTTATGGTCTGCGTATGGCGCTTCGAGCGGCACAAAAACTAATCGAGACATATTAATTATTTCCCGTGAATAAAAGGATTAAGGAACTGGAATACCTGCGAAATTAGAACTAAGCAGGGACAGCCGTTGTTTGAGCCTTGTTCAGAGGTGCACGGCTATTAAAGCTATAGGTCGAGGTGACATAGAAGCTATTAGCATCCGTATCAAAAGAGGGAACCCCAGAAACTGGTTGAGGATAGCTAGCAAGCTTAGTTGTATTAGCAGAATTCGCGTTAAAAGTATCTTGAGCATCGCTCGCAACATCAAGCAAAGCTGTCAAGAACTCTGCAACTTTTTCGTCAGTGAGTGAGATCGCAGATTCACCCATCAAGATAGATAGATCGATAGAAAGGACTGCCCCTGTCGCACTAAAAGCAGTCGATCCAATCGCGGTATTTAAATCAGAAAATTTGAGATCCATGAGAATTGCTGCACTGTATATAGTGTTGACATGACGAATTTAGCGCATTTGCAGGAAAAGTCAACACTATATACAGTTGCGAGTAACTTTAGAAAATGCTACGATCGTACCTATCAGTTTGTAGAGAACCCAATGGGTTCTTTCTTAGCACGCAAAATTTTCTAGACCTTTAGAAACCTTATGTAAATTATTGTAAAGATGATATTACGTGCATATCCACTGCTTAGCACACGAAGTAAACGCGCCATGCTCCGCACAGTTTGGCGATATGGCAGAGCGTACCAATACATCCCAAGAAGCAATCTTTTAATGAGGCTAAGTAGAGTACTGGGATTGAGCAAAAGCGACGCTTATAACTTGTTGATGACAGAAAGAGAATATTTGCTAAAGCAACAAAAATAATGGAATTACAACAGACTTATTCTCGGACACAGCAAATACTTTCAGCCTTTGCCGCTAATGATTCATCCATGAGAATCATTTACCAACCATCGGCAATTTCGCCCTATGACAGGGTGCAAACTCTGCGCTTTTATGGGTTTATTACTTCTCTACGAATGAAGGTAGACATCCAAAGTCTCAATGAGGCGGATTTACCAGATTTGGAGGCGGATGCGACAAGGCTAGAGCGATTGACTGCATTGCGAAATATGGAATGGCGATCGCCACGGAAACAGATCACTTTCTTTCTGAGAACGGCAAATGTCTCTTGGCAACCCATATTTGATATCAGCTTAATCAATCGCTTGCCATACTATGCCGTGAACCTGCTGCCATACCTGACAGACAACATTAGTTTTGATACATCAAATGATTGTCTGATTGGTGCGCAAATTACCAATGCGGGTTATGGACTTTTAGAGGGCGCTGATCGAGTAACTCTTTATGGTTCGGTTCGTGAAGAAATAACCACTTTGCCAACTGATGCAAAAGAAATTAGCTTTGCAACGCCTCACAGTTGGACGATAGATGATACCTCAAGCCTTATTCTTCCTGCTAATCCAAACCGCCAACAAGTGACCCTAGTTAATACCAGCTTGACGGATGAAGCCTTTATCAATTACGGGGGAATGGCTAGCCTTGGTCAAGGCATAACCCTTATGAGAGGCGGTGGCAGCTACGAGATAAATATGAGCAATTTGTATCGTGGGGCTATCTCTGCCATTTCTGCGAATCCACTTACACTGACGGGAATAGAGGCGGTCTAATGTTTGATTTAGATTCATGGGTTATGCCAGAAAATCGAGGCGATCGCCAAAAGGAGATTGAGGCGATCTACTTGCCTTACAAATGCGGCAAAATCGAAGCCGAATTAATCGCCATGAGATTTTTTAATCATCAAACAATCGCAAACACAATCATCATTCAACCTAATCCCATGAGGCTGCTATGAGAGGCGCTGCAAGAATTGGGGGAAGAGCCTTTCGCCCAGCTCCCTCAAGTGCTCCCAGAGATGAATTTAATCCGCTTGAGGCGCTCGATCTGGTTGGAGATTTGCCAGTAGCTCCAACTTTGGAGCCAATTAATGATGAA is part of the Pseudanabaena sp. BC1403 genome and encodes:
- a CDS encoding Hpt domain-containing protein; this translates as MIENGEDNATAKAINLMHDYPEFMNLQTLDILLFQGLRASIGDDLFFSDLVTTYLNSAENMIDEIQAAFTDQDACKFAIASHTLKSTSASIGAARLSLICNYLEKGSKTKEITVSADILILLNNEYNEVIKVIKTLILEFMAQ
- the arsS gene encoding arsenosugar biosynthesis radical SAM (seleno)protein ArsS (Some members of this family are selenoproteins.) — translated: MQVPAIAITPFSQKLKAPFLKHQISILQINLGKICNLTCTHCHVEASPTRTEELTPEVCQQLIEIIHRFPQIQTVDLTGGAPEMLYGFRSLVKAARKMGKEVIVRSNLTIYFEKGYGDIPDFFVQNQVRVVASMPCYLEDNVDKMRGKGVFDQSIQALQWLNRLGYGSNPDLILDLVYNPPLPNSNKFALAPNQQGLETAYKTHLQKHFGIVFHNLFTITNLPIGRSKFHLRHRKLEEEYSQFLESHFNADTLDRLMCRNQISVDYQGNIYDCDFNQMENLPARSPNGEYLNVAKVLELDSLDIIQKIQTDDYCYGCTAGSGSSCGGALL
- a CDS encoding J domain-containing protein, which encodes MARTSDRIQQANHYKTLRISYNAAPAEVKTAYRGLVKEFHPDCNHHLDNHDDIASINLAYEVLSNPQSRAHYDRSLGIKHTPNGSSSHEGFKRSSSSRETHLNEDQKLDRWFKQVYEPISEMLEVILDSLDEKIDDLAADPYDDGLMEDFEDYIDECRGSYAKAQIFFRAFPNPASAAGIASYLYHCLNAISDGIEELNYFTLNFDDRHLHTGQELWRRADEMRYCAQMAMENLQTI
- a CDS encoding integrase, whose product is MSQNEIDGRISQANGRLKAASVGVSIERQGNCLYLRGTFPPKPNSQFKTARQQKFALGVHANPLGVKLAEAEARKVGALIDCKEFSWSPYLKDAVNSVTCGDWVEKFEKDYFAKRDRNPKTQTTWTRSYWEVLKRLPSDEALSSEILKDLILRTKPDSRSRQNYAMVCNSLAKFANLDADFSLYSGNYSPRKATPRDLPTDEAIQEVYYKISNPDWQWVYGVIATYGIRPHEVFYLDFEDLPIATVTDGKTGARRVWACYPEWVETFQIKNVCLPSVTGKANVNLGERVSKAFKRYGVPFAPYDLRHCWAVRSLEFGLDISLAAQQMGHSTKVHSDLYHHWISDRHHQKAYDLLMQRADRPKPPNR